A window of the Cicer arietinum cultivar CDC Frontier isolate Library 1 chromosome 6, Cicar.CDCFrontier_v2.0, whole genome shotgun sequence genome harbors these coding sequences:
- the LOC101495897 gene encoding ubiquitin-like domain-containing CTD phosphatase, with product MAACSSSSSSEEEITLKVKWSGKEYTVRVCADDTVGELKRRICESTNVLPIRQKLLYPKLASKLNDDSLLLSQLPLNLNNSSLKFTMIGTTEEDLIVDPVDSPEILDDFELPQQEAVDIKDMQVNQLKLTRRINHFKVEIQNPCRQGKKLLVLDIDYTLFDHRSTAENPLQLMRPYLHEFLTAVYSEYDIMIWSATSMKWITLKMSQLGVLDNPNYKITALLDHMAMITVQTPSRGVFDCKPLGLIWAQFPEFYSASNTIMFDDLRRNFVMNPQNGLTIKPFRKAHANRDSDQELVKLTQYLLAIAELDDLSHLDHNKWESFAEDTGKRRRHK from the exons ATGGCGgcttgttcatcttcttcatcatcggAAGAAGAGATAACACTGAAAGTTAAATGGAGCGGCAAGGAATACACTGTACGAGTATGCGCCGACGACACTGTTGGAGAACTCAAACGTCGAATCTGCGAATCAACCAACGTCTTACCTATTCGTCAGAAGCTTTTATACCCTAAACTTGCTTCCAAACTTAACGATGACTCTCTCTTACTCTCTCAACTCCCTCTTAATCTCAACAATTCATCTCTCAAATTCACTATGATCGG TACTACTGAAGAAGATTTGATAGTGGATCCTGTGGATTCTCCTGAGATTCTCGATGATTTTGAACTTCCTCAACAAGAAGCTGTTGATATCAAAGACATGCAAGTCAACCAACTCAAGTTGACCAGACGCATTAATCACTTCAAG GTTGAGATTCAAAACCCTTGTCGCCAAGGAAAGAAACTCCTTGTTCTGGATATTGATTACACTCTTTTTGATCATCGCTCAACTGCCGAAAACCCTCTTCAACTCATGAGACCTT ACCTTCATGAGTTTCTGACAGCAGTCTATTCTGAGTATGACATTATGATATGGTCTGCAACCAG CATGAAATGGATTACCCTCAAGATGAGCCAACTTGGGGTTCTGGACAATCCTAACTACAAAATCACAGCACTTCTTGACCACATGGCTATGATCACAGTTCAGACACCTTCTCGTGGAGTCTTTGATTGCAAGCCACTTGGTTTGATCTGGGCTCAGTTCCCTGAG TTCTACAGTGCTTCAAATACTATTATGTTTGATGACCTTCGAAGAAATTTTGTGATGAACCCGCAGAATGGTTTGACAATTAAACCATTCAGGAAGGCTCATGCCAACCGAGACAGTGATCAGGAGCTTGTGAAACTTACACAATACTTACTGGCCATTGCAGAGCTTGATGATTTGAGTCACCTTGATCATAATAAATGGGAGTCATTCGCGGAGGACACTGGTAAAAGGCGTAGGCACAAATGA
- the LOC101494700 gene encoding magnesium transporter MRS2-4 translates to MGGKKKGLFSFRRRSHKKLPVPPHSPQPTLEISGSPSDNRLVTKAKKKTGGARLWMRFDRSGRSELVEWEKNTIIRHAAIPARDLRILGPVFSQSSNILAREKAMVVNLEFIKAIVTAEEVLLLDPLRQEVLPFVEQLRQQLPHKTQPKLLGGGGGDEQESEMQVSSSRQWLPVPEATEGLHSELPLPFEFQVLEIALEVLCTYLDSNVADLEKGAYPVLDELARNVSTKNLEHVRSLKSNLTRLLSRVQKVRDEIEHLLDDNEDMAQLYLTRKWLQNQQLEAHLGATSSNNLSNSAHVVRRLSSTRSASIVTSNDDNDVEDLEMLLEAYFMQLDGTRNKILSVREYIDDTEDYVNIQLDNHRNELIQLQLTLTIASFAIAFETLIAGAFGMNIPCTLYNQDGIFWPIVAGMTAVSIVLFLLVLAYAKWKKLLGS, encoded by the exons ATGGGTGGTAAGAAAAAGGGCCTCTTCTCCTTTCGCCGCCGCTCCCACAAGAAACTTCCCGTGCCGCCTCACTCTCCGCAGCCTACGCTCGAAATCTCCGGTTCCCCGTCGGATAACCGATTGGTCACGAAGGCCAAGAAAAAAACCGGCGGAGCGAGGCTATGGATGCGGTTCGACCGGTCCGGCCGCTCCGAACTTGTCGAGTGGGAGAAAAACACGATCATCCGCCACGCCGCAATTCCCGCCAGAGACCTAAGGATTTTAGGCCCTGTATTCTCCCAATCATCCAATATCCTCG cGAGAGAGAAAGCAATGGTGGTGAATTTGGAGTTTATAAAAGCAATAGTTACAGCTGAAGAAGTTTTATTGCTTGATCCTTTACGACAAGAGGTTCTTCCATTTGTTGAACAATTGAGGCAACAACTTCCACACAAAACTCAACCAAAACTTCttggaggtggtggtggtgatgAACAAGAGAGTGAAATGCAGGTTTCTAGTTCAAGGCAATGGTTGCCTGTGCCTGAGGCGACTGAAGGTTTACACTCTGAGCTTCCGCTACCTTTCGAGTTTCAGGTGTTGGAGATTGCTTTGGAAGTTTTGTGTACTTATCTTGATTCAAATGTGGCTGACCTTGAGAAAGGTGCTTATCCTGTTTTGGATGAATTGGCTAGGAATGTTAGCACCAAAAATCTTGAACATGTCAGAAGCTTGAAGAGTAATCTTACTCGTTTGCTCTCACGTGTGCAGAAG GTGCGAGATGAAATTGAACATTTATTAGATGACAATGAAGACATGGCTCAGCTATATTTGACAAGGAAGTGGTTGCAAAATCAACAACTTGAGGCTCATTTGGGAGCCACATCCTCGAATAACCTTTCAAATTCTGCACATGTTGTTCGACGACTTAGTTCTACCAGAAGTGCAAGTATTGTGACTAGCAACGATGATAATGATGTAGAGGACTTGGAGATGTTGCTTGAAGCGTATTTTATGCAGTTGGATGGAACTCGCAACAAGATATTGTCT GTTAGGGAGTATATTGATGACACTGAAGACTATGTCAACATCCAACTTGACAACCATAGGAATGAACTTATCCAGCTGCAGTTGACATTGACCATTGCATCATTTGCTATTGCTTTCGAGACTTTGATAGCTGGTGCATTTGGTATGAACATTCCATGTACATTATACAATCAAGATGGAATATTTTGGCCAATTGTTGCGGGTATGACTGCAGTTTCCATAGTGCTTTTCCTGCTTGTTTTAGCATATGCTAAATGGAAAAAGTTGCTGGGATCATAA
- the LOC101495568 gene encoding uncharacterized protein At4g06598-like, with amino-acid sequence MANSKSSSGIRNFVYPGKHAHALLPPKSPFPSISQPYADYVSNPTVGSKPVNKPREGNTHHQRTSSESHLIEEQPSWLDDLLNEPETPVRRGGHRRSSSDSFAYIDTINASNINYADQDEYKYKNFLSIPAWSPPDFDRNKDARHVPMYAEINAAKQRNRSWDSFSNAATNLSGVPSGKDNVAFQRSGSPTPCTLYEADRILQTANENHDSVESGLQQDIRSSSERKDGLYAKSSASETDTKRAKQQFAQRSRVRKLQYIAELERNVNALQAKGSEVSAELEFLNQQNLILSMENKALKQRLESLAQEQLIKYLEQEVLEREIGRLRSMYQQQLQQTHQPQQQPSGSHRRTNSRDLESQFANLSLKHKDANSGHDPANGALRI; translated from the exons ATGGCAAATTCAAAGAGCTCGTCGGGTATCAGAAATTTCGTGTATCCTGGAAAACATGCTCATGCTCTGCTTCCTCCCAAAAGCCCGTTTCCTAGTATTTCTCAACCATATGCTGATTATGTCTCAAATCCTACAGTTGGTTCGAAACCTGTTAATAAGCCAAGAGAAGGAAACACACATCATCAACGTACTTCATCTGAGAGCCATCTTATTGAGGAGCAACCATCATGGCTTGATGATCTCCTAAATGAGCCAGAGACACCTGTCAGAAGGGGTGGTCATAGGCGTTCGTCAAGTGATTCTTTTGCGTATATTGACACTATTAATGCGTCTAACATCAATTATGCAGATCAGGATGAGTATAAATATAAGAATTTCTTATCAATTCCGGCTTGGTCCCCTCCTGACTTTGACCGCAACAAAGATGCTCGTCATGTACCGATGTATGCAGAAATAAATGCTGCAAAGCAGAGAAACAGATCATGGGACTCTTTTTCAAATGCTGCGACAAATCTGAGTGGTGTTCCATCTGGAAAAGACAATGTTGCTTTTCAGAGATCAGGATCGCCTACCCCATGTACACTATATGAAGCAGATCGGATCCTACAGACTGCAAATGAAAATCATGATTCAGTAGAATCTGGCTTACAACAAGACATAAGATCATCTTCTGAAAGAAAGGATGGTTTATATGCAAAGTCATCTGCTTCTGAAACAGATACAAAACGTGCTAAACA GCAATTTGCTCAACGTTCGCGGGTCCGTAAGCTTCAGTACATAGCCGAGCTGGAAAGAAATGTAAATGCTTTACAGGCAA AAGGGTCTGAAGTGTCGGCTGAGCTTGAGTTTCTTAACCAGCAGAATCTTATCCTGAGTATGGAGAATAAAGCACTCAAACAACGTTTAGAAAGTTTAGCACAGGAGCAGCTTATCAAATATT TGGAGCAGGAAGTACTGGAAAGAGAGATTGGAAGATTACGTAGCATGTATCAACAGCAGCTGCAGCAGACACATCAGCCTCAACAACAACCATCTGGTAGTCATAGACGCACAAACAGCAGAGACCTTGAGTCTCAGTTTGCTAACCTTTCTCTGAAGCACAAGGATGCCAATTCAGGGCATGACCCTGCAAATGGAGCACTCAGAATTTAG
- the LOC101496557 gene encoding acetolactate synthase small subunit 1, chloroplastic-like isoform X2, translating into MAATLTPIHTFKFSHSHSLSPFSLQPNSTTLFFPTTSTPRRNKLTLSAATSADTTVSSHGSVTSPSRSKVRRHTISVFVGDESGMINRIAGVLAKRGYNIESLAVGLNQDKALLSIVVSGTDRGLQQVVEQLQKLVNVLKVEDLSYEPQVERELMLLKVHADPQNRAEIKWLVDTFRGNIVDVSENSVTIEVTGDPGKMVAVQRSLRRFGIKEVSRTGKIALRREKMGASAPFWRYSAASYPDLERKTTINALVGSKSVNPVDKTDMPLAGDVYPIEPSDSFTVNQVLDAHWGVLNEEDTSGTRSHTLSILVNDVPGVLSCVTGVFARRGYNIQSLVVGHSEVEGIYRLTTVVPGTDESISKLVQQLYKLVELHEVRDITHVPFAERELMLIKIAVNAAARRDVLDIASIFRARAVDVSDHTITLELTGDLDKMVALQRLLEPYGICEVARTGRIALVRDSGVDSRYLRGYSFPL; encoded by the exons ATGGCCGCCACACTAACTCCAATTCATACCTTCAAATTCTCCCATTCTCACTCTCTTTCTCCATTTTCACTTCAACCAAATTCAACCACTCTCTTCTTCCCAACAACATCCACTCCCCGCCGCAACAAACTCACCCTCTCCGCCGCAACTTCCGCTGACACAACCGTTTCCTCCCACGGTTCCGTCACTTCCCCTTCTCGATCAAA GGTTCGGAGACATACGATTTCAGTATTCGTTGGCGATGAGAGTGGAATGATTAATCGGATTGCTGGAGTTTTAGCGAAAAGAGGATACAACATTGAGTCACTAGCTGTTGGTCTTAATCAAGATAAGGCTCTTTTATCAATTGTTGTTTCTGGAACTGATAGGGGTTTACAACAAGTTGTTGAGCAGCTTCAGAAGCTTGTCAATGTTTTGAAG GTAGAAGATCTTTCATATGAACCACAGGTAGAACGTGAATTGATGCTCTTAAAGGTTCATGCAGATCCCCAAAACCGTGCTGAG ATTAAGTGGTTGGTGGACACCTTCAGAGGCAATATTGTGGACGTTTCAGAAAATTCCGTGACGATTGAG GTTACTGGAGACCCAGGAAAGATGGTTGCAGTTCAAAGAAGTTTACGCAGGTTTGGAATTAAAGAAGTATCTAGAACTGGAAAG ATTGCATTAAGAAGGGAAAAGATGGGTGCATCTGCGCCATTTTGGCGGTATTCAGCTGCTTCATATCCAGACCTTGAAAGAAAAACAACTATTAATGCCCTTGTTGGATCGAAAAGCGTGAATCCTGTTGACAAAACTGATATGCCTTTGGCG GGGGATGTTTATCCTATAGAGCCTTCAGACAGTTTTACAGTCAATCAAGTACTCGATGCTCACTGGGGCGTTCTCAACGAGGAAGAT ACAAGCGGAACTCGATCACACACTTTATCCATTCTTGTGAATGATGTTCCCGGAGTTCTGAGCTGTGTTACAGGGGTCTTTGCTAGAAGGGGCTATAACATTCAG AGTTTAGTTGTAGGACATTCAGAAGTTGAAGGAATTTATCGGCTTACAACTGTGGTTCCTGGTACAGACGAGTCAATCAGCAAGTTGGTGCAACAACTCTATAAGTTAGTGGAGCTGCATGAG GTCCGTGATATAACCCACGTGCCATTTGCTGAGAGAGAATTGATGCTAATAAAGATTGCTGTAAATGCTGCTGCACGACGTGATGTCCTTGATATTGCCAGCATTTTCAGGGCTAGAGCTGTTGACGTGTCCGATCATACAATAACCCTTGAG CTTACTGGAGATCTGGACAAGATGGTTGCATTGCAGAGATTGTTAGAACCCTATGGCATTTGTGAG GTGGCACGAACCGGACGCATAGCACTGGTCCGCGATTCAGGCGTGGACTCCAGGTATCTGCGTGGATACTCTTTTCCTTTATAA
- the GDI gene encoding GDP dissociation inhibitor (The RefSeq protein has 1 substitution compared to this genomic sequence) — translation MDEEYDVIVLGTGLKECILSGLLSVDGLKVLHMDRNDYYGGESTSLNLIQLWKRFRGDDKPPPHLGSSKDYNIDMNPKFIMANGMLVRVLIHTDVTKYLYFKAVDGSFVFNKGKVHKVPSNDMEALKSPLMGIFEKRRARKFFIYVQDYNESDPKTHDGMDLTRVTTKELIAKFGLDDNTVDFIGHALALHRDDRYLNEPALDTVKRMKLYAESLARFQGGSPYIYPLYGLGELPQAFARLSAVYGGTYMLNKPECKVEFDGEGKVLGVSSEGETAKCKKVVCDPSYLPNKVRKVGKVARAIAIMSHPIPNTNDSHSVQVILPQKQLGRKSDMYLFCCSYSHNVAPKGKFIAFVSTEAETDQPAIELKPGIDLLGPVDEIFFDMYDRFEPVNEPTLDNCFVSTSYDATTHFESTVLDVLNMYTLITGKVLDLSVDLSAAGAAEE, via the exons ATGGATGAAGAGTACGACGTTATCGTTTTGGGAACTGGTCTTAAGGAATGCATTCTCAGTGGTCTTCTCTCTGTTGACGGCCTCAAG GTTCTTCACATGGATAGAAATGACTATTACGGAGGAGAATCCACCTCGCTCAATCTTATTcag CTTTGGAAGAGATTTAGGGGAGATGACAAGCCTCCACCACATTTGGGCTCTAGCAAAGACTATAATATTGATATGAACCCTAAG TTCATTATGGCTAATGGCATGTTAGTGCGGGTTCTCATTCATACTGATGTTACAAAGTATCTCTATTTTAAAGCTGTTGATGGAAGCTTTGTCTTTAACAAAGGAAAG GTTCACAAGGTACCTTCTAATGACATGGAAGCCTTGAAGTCCCCACTTATGGGAATATTTGAAAAACGCCGGGCACGCAAGTTTTTCATTTATGTTCAAGATTATAATGAGAGTGATCCTAAAACTCATGATGGGATGGACTTGACAAGAGTGACTACTAAGGAACTGATAGC GAAATTTGGCCTTGATGATAACACCGTGGATTTCATTGGTCATGCTTTGGCGCTTCATAGAGATGATCGCTACTTGAATGAGCCAGCCCTGGACACTGTAAAGAGAATGAAG TTATATGCAGAGTCTCTTGCACGATTTCAAGGAGGATCACCGTACATATATCCTTTGTATGGTTTAGGAGAGCTTCCTCAG GCATTTGCACGGCTTAGTGCTGTTTATGGCGGTACATATATGTTGAATAAACCTGAATGCAAG GTTGAATTTGATGGTGAAGGAAAGGTTATTGGTGTGTCGTCTGAAGGGGAAACTGCCAAGTGCAAAAAAGTTGTTTGTGATCCATCATACTTGCCCAACAAG GTGAGGAAAGTTGGTAAGGTTGCAAGGGCAATAGCCATCATGAGCCACCCAATCCCAAACACCAATGACAGTCATTCAGTGCAAGTTATTCTCCCACAGAAGCAATTGGGTCGCAAGTCAGACAT GTACCTATTCTGTTGCTCGTATTCTCACAATGTTGCTCCAAAGGGAAAATTTATTGCATTTGTATCAACTGAGGCAGAGACAGATCAGCCTGCAATTGAACTTAAACCTGGGATTGACCTTCTAGGACCTGTTGATGAGATCTTTTTTGATATGTATGATAGATTTGAACCAGTCAATGAACCCACCCTGGACAACTGCTTTGTATCAACA AGCTATGATGCTACCACTCACTTTGAGTCAACTGTACTGGACGTTCTCAACATGTATACATTGATAACCGGAAAG GTTCTTGACCTCAGTGTGGATCTTAGTGCCGCCGGCGCCGCAGAAGAGTAA